CTCATGCCTTCAGATATTACGGGGTATGAACTGCTGGGGAAGCGGAATAATGACGATTCACCCACAATGACGTTTCGGCCCGGGCCGGTGTTTGCCAATCTGGTGCTGGCCGACGAAATTAATCGCGCAGCGCCCAAAACACAATCGGCCATGCTGGAAGCAATGGCGGAAAAACAGGTCACGGTTGGGGGGCAGACATACAGTCTGGAAGATCCCTTTATCACGATCGCCACACAGAACCCCATCGAACAGGAAGGTACTTATCCTTTACCTGAAGCGCAGTTGGATCGGTTTATGATGGAGATTCGTATCGAATATCCGCAGCCGGATCAGGAAGAAGAAATTGTCATGAAAACGGCCGGAGGCGTTCCCGCTCTTCCGGACGCCGCCCTTGATCGAGAAATGTTTCTCCAGTTGCGAGATCTGGTGTTAGCTGTTCCCGTGCCCCGGAATGTCGCGAAATTCAGCGTCTTACTTTGCGGTTCCAGCCGTCCGCAAGATCCGCGTGCCAGCCAGTTTGTAAAAGATTATATCTCGTGGGGAGCAGGACCCCGGGGTTCTCAGAATCTGGTCATCGCCGCCA
This genomic interval from Gimesia alba contains the following:
- a CDS encoding AAA family ATPase, with the translated sequence MTAEIAEDQVGEFVGRVRSIRESLHQVVVGQDETIDLLLTCALTGSHALLVGVPGLAKTLMVKALASTFDWKFSRIQFTPDLMPSDITGYELLGKRNNDDSPTMTFRPGPVFANLVLADEINRAAPKTQSAMLEAMAEKQVTVGGQTYSLEDPFITIATQNPIEQEGTYPLPEAQLDRFMMEIRIEYPQPDQEEEIVMKTAGGVPALPDAALDREMFLQLRDLVLAVPVPRNVAKFSVLLCGSSRPQDPRASQFVKDYISWGAGPRGSQNLVIAAKAHALLKGRTAPTESDIMAVALPVLRHRICINHRAVGDGVSTQDVIEHLLKTAQE